The DNA region TACCTGAAGTGTCTtgacgaggaagaagccaagtacgtcctccacgaaatccacgaagggatttgcggagacCATGCCGGGCCTAGATCCCTGGTAAGCAAAGTTGTTAGAACAGGATATTTCTGGCCAACCATGCAGGAAGATGCCAcggagctcgtcaagaggtgcgataagtgccagaggttcgggaATGTCCAAAGGCTGCCAGCAGAAAAGATGACGACGATTACCTCCCtgtggccattcgcacaatgggggattgatatcgtcggcccattaccccagggaaaaggacaggtaaggttcttgctcgtcgctattgattacttcactaaatgggtcgaagccgAGGCAATAGCAACGATCACAGAAGCAAGAATCCGTAACTTCGTGTGGAGAAATATAGTctgcaggttcgggattccaAGAACAGTTATTTCGGATAATGGCCGACAGTTCGACAGCCAGGGATTTAGGGACTTCTGCTCGGGACTCGGCATCAAGAACAAATTCTCGTCACCTGGACACCCGCAGTCAAACGGACAAACAGAAGTAACTAATCGAACCCTGCTCAGGATCCTCAAAGCCCGGCTAGACGAAGCCAAGGGTGCATGGCcggaagaattgcccaatgtcttgtgggcctacagaacgacggcaagaaccccaacgggagagacacctTTCAGGCTCACCTATGGCACCGAAGCTGTAATTCCCGTCGAGGTAGGGATGGCCAGCATCAGGCGAGAAGTGTTCCACGAGGAGGACAACGACGACCAACTTCGAATCAATCTGGATTGCCTAGACGAAGTTAGGGATAAGGCCTCGGACGTAACGAAGAAGTACCAACAGAAGATGAATGAGTATTATAACAAAAGGGTCAAGCTCAGAAGACTAGAAATTGGCGATCTCGTCCTACGCAAGGTGACTACTGCAACTAAAAACTCCGCCCACGGGAAGCTCGGTCCCacgtgggaaggaccttataggGTCGTGCACTACTCCCGACAAGGTAGCTATCATTTGGAGACCCTAGACGGACAAAGACTCCCACGACCCTGGAACATAGAAcatttgaagaagtaccaccaatAGATATAGATCAAGAATGTACCAAttcctcaaaattaatgaaatgatggTTCAAACGATGTGCTCATACAGGTACCAAGTATCAGAGAATtggaaatacaaaattttcctaagtaataagattccgcattgacggatgtacattactgacgaaggcaaaagcacagaacttttgtctaagtaataagattccgcattgacggatgtacattactgacgaaggcaaaagcacagaacttttgtctaggtaataagattccgcattgacggatgtacattactgacgaaggcaaaagcacagaacttttgtctaagtaataagaatccgcattgacggatgtacattactgacgaaggcaaaagcacagaacttttgtctaagtaataagattccgcattgacggatgtacattactgacgaaggcaaaagcacagaacttttgtctaagtaataagattccgcattgacggatgtacattactgacgaagacaaaagcacagaacttttgtctaagtaataaaattctgcaccgacggatgtacattactgacgaagacaaaagcacagaacttttgtctaagtaataaaattctgCACCGACGGATGTACACTACTGACGAagaccacacaaaaaaaaaaaaaaaacatgagaagCCTTAAGTAATAATGTTCCCATCAAATGATCGAACATTACTGAcggatgcaaaaaaaaaaaaaaaaaaattctatatagcAGAACATGTGAAAGtagatattatattataaaagcctaaaaaccaGAGGCCATTGTTTGTGCGAAAAACGAAAaagaaacccataaacactgggctaaaaatacacataGAAACCTTTAAAATGTTCTGGAAAGCAAGCCTTACAACATcgggcacaaaaaaaaaaaaaagagaggtaaTTTTTGCTGGTCAAAAACAGGTTCAAACATCCGGATCAATATCGTCTTCAGCGGGGACGTCGGGAGCAGGTGCTTCAGTGACTGGGACATCAGGAAGGCCTTCAGGAGCGTCAGCGGCCGCGGCTTGAGCAGCCTCGTCAGCTGAGATTTCCCTGTCTACCTCTTCCATATCCAAGGTCTCCAAGTCGATCCCAGAAGGATGCTTGAGGCAGTACCTCCGTAGAAGCTCGAACCCTTTgaagtaccagctgaagagtACAGAGTTGTACTCCTCCGTCTGCTGAAAACCTTCAATCGCTCTGGAAGCAACGACTTTGATTTTTTCCTTCGCAGCTGCCAACTCCCCGTCTTTTTCAAGCACGAGCTACTGCTCTACCTTCAGTTCGTCACTTAACTTCCTAGCTTCCTCCCTGGCTTGTTGGGCGTTCTCCATCGAAGCAATTAGTTCTCTCTTCATCTTTGAATTCTCCATCTCCAAGACCTTGATCCGGGACAGCGAAGACTCAACCTTAACCTCCTGAGCAAGATACTCAGAAGAGAGGTGAACAGTCTCCCCCAGCACCTAAAAATATACATGTTAGTTTATACACAGCGACATTTAGCTCAAAATAAACCAACGTAAAAGACACGTATGTTACCTGGACGAGCTTCTGGAGATGACGACCCATCAATTCACTTGTGGGCATGCCCGAGAACACTTTCAGGTCTTCTCCAGTCACGACTCCGCGAGCCCGGTCCATCGCCAGCTTCTCGTCATCCCAAATGGTCGACGAAGATGTAGTCTCCTTCCCCCTCTCCGCTGTACGAGGCCTCTTCGAAGCAGGGGTCGGGATCTCTTCTATTGAAGTAGCCGGCGAGGCCGTCCTCGTAGTGTCGGCACCCGAAACCACGGGGGTAGAAGAAGTAATCGGGGTGACGGAGGTAACTTTCCCTTTCACCCGGACCACTTTCTTCCCGATGTTGGACAAAGGTTCGTCCTTCTTGGATCGCATTTTCTCATACATACCCTTATTAAATTTAGTCGTCATCTCTGCCATAGAAGAAAGTATTGTCAAAAACAGAACAAATAAATACGAATGTAGATCTGACGAACCCAAACACTTACTCTTTTTCCCTTCAATATCGAGGCTCCGGAGGACGAAGGAAGATGGGTCGGGGCCTAAATTGTAAAAAGCGAGCGTCCGAGGATCTACCAAGTCGTCCCAGTTTTCGATGGACTGAGCATACACAATGGCTGCCTCGACACGCTCCTTGTACCTGCTTTTTAGTTTCGGTCTCCTTTTGACTGCAAAAAAGAGGAGAGATTAGCAACGATAACATCGGATTCaataaagaagggaaaggaaaggatactgacgcacctaaagttggggttccccaccgacgaagcaatcGGGGGATATCTCCCCAATCCTGGTTAGAGGGGGTCTCAAAGTCGTCCCCTGACACAAATATaaatctggacttccagtatCTGAAGGACGAgggtaagcccttgacgattctggttcttctctcccaaggtactagctcatAATACCCATACTCCTTCGACTCTTTCAAACGGTACAAGTACACAAGCTCGTTCACCTTGATCATATCCCCATTAGCAGCCaaccatatctccatacagTTGACTACTatcctccacgaattgggcataagctgCCCAGGAGCAATACCCAAGTAAGCTAAAAGCTCCATCACAAACGGGTGAACGGGGAGCCTTAAtccacaagtgaaagcggcctcatagaagcacacttcaccggGGAAAAACTGACAGGCCCTATCATCGTCAGAAGGCCGACGAACCCGAACTCGCTCCGGGaactgaaacctatccctaaacctaccCACGGCATCGGCATCTAGCCCACACGCCTCCACGAGGGCGTGGAAAGCCTTAATCTCTCTCAAGGACGACGCAGCAGTATCCCCTTCCATAAGATCCCCACTAGACAATAACCCCGTCTCAAGATCGCTAGACCTAACTTCAGACATCGGCCGTTGTTTCTTCACCAAACCCTCAAACCAGTCGACTGACCGGCGAAGCAGGGGAAACAAATCGCCCAAAACAATGCCTAAGCCACTACCCGCAAAAACGAAACCCTCCAAATTGGGAAAAACACCTAAGGACCCTCCTAAacgagcaaaaagaaaggaaatcgaAGGGCAAGTTTTTCTAACTTCTAAGCTACCGACCATCGACACCCAAACAAAGCGCAGGAAAATAGGAAAGTActgaaaaacaacaacaagcagaaaccaaaaggaaaagggaatcAAACgcctgccaaaaaaaaaaaaaaaaaaaaaaaaaaaaaaaaaaaaaaaaaaaaaaagggaaaagagaaataGAATAAGAAGCATAcctcaaaaaagaaacaagaagcCCAACGCGCACCAGCTCAGAGGGAGACGAAGAAATGGGTGAGAAAGAAATAGCTAAGACAAAATAAGAATGAGAAAAATGCAAGATAAAGCAAGGGAgaagaagtttaaaaaccaaatgaagGTGAAACtgaaaatcggcgggaaacccaagggacATAATTCTCCGCCAACCACATCATGCCACGTGGCCACAACCCACATAACGCCGCCACcacgcattcaatgcggcacggaaccatacaaaataaaataaaaactgttcgGTTTCCACAATCGTCACTGACGACCGTGAAACccggggggcatctgatgggactgacgaggtGAAACATGGACGAGGTGGCCTCAAGGACGAACATAAACCGTTATCGTCATCATCAGAGGAAGAGTTAAGGCCAttgaatgctgccaataaagcctctaccgttacaagaccagctggacgaactaACGGGAAGGCATTAATTCCCATTACTCCCCTGAAGACGTTATCAGAAGAGGCATTAATGCCCCAACGGatacaatccccaagggtatataaaaccctttcaacaccaaaacaaggtagatacaaaaaaagaactacatcacaattttagccatttttatttctaatatcTCAACAACTGTCTTTTTTCcgtactgactttatcatcggaggtgttgtggcaggcaccacaccggtgaccatttgaTTCAATCCCTGCTCCCACAGGTCCGTTAGAGTGCCTCcaggagccatctggacgaatcctaGCAAATCAACGAAATACAACTTCATCAGtgtatatttgatttttttttttttttggttctcgAAGATAGTCATATTTCTTGTTTTCCAAATAGTCTGCAAAGTTGTCTGCTCGTTTTAATATAATATCTTCTTTCTGTCAATTTTAAGACAATTAGTCGCTAACTGGTACCACAAAACACGCGGGCGATAGCCGCATTTGCAAAAACCACGTCACGGGTTGAATCACGAACTTGTGCTATGAGAGGCTCGGGAGTTCTGTTGCCAAGCTCCTTTCCACTCGGAGGAGCTCCAATCCACACCACTCAGACAAGTATTCGTATATTTCTTGTTGGATAATGAAAATTTGTGTTCGTCGAACAGTCATGGGTTGTCATTTATTATGTAAATTGTGGACGGTCATGGGTTGGATTTAAGTTGATTgattattttgtgtgtgtgtgtggggcaCAAATTGAAGCATGTACCTGGATTCATTAAGAGAGCGGAGGAGCTAAAATCAAAGGGCATTGAAGATATTCTCTTGGTTAGCAGTATTTCTCAACTgagtttttgctttttttcttttctctttttttttttaaaatttttttcaaccTTACTATTTAATTAGTCTCATATTGGGGAAAAGTTTTTAACGAATAATAAATGagctttaataatttttttttcttttaaaaaaaaggtcctCAACTATGCTTTGCTAGCAATTAAGGAAGGGAAataattcttttctttatatatttaggCATGGAAATGAAATCCACGTTTCATTCATTTTAAGTTCAATTTCGTAGGAAGGAAAGGTCTCTCCTTTTCACAAACTCTCTCTTTACCTTCTTCTTGGCTTCTCTTTTTCTAGggttggtttattttattttattttattcttgtttttattttatttttattatttggttgGCATGTTTATAGTTGTGAATCTTTGGTATGCTAGCATGTGGAGCTTAAGATGGTGGGACATGTGTTGAGATTTAGTCAAGAAAGAAGGCATGAAGGAAGGCAACACAATAAAGAAGAAACACCAAGAATGCAGCTGCAGTGATGTAAAACCAGACCAAAATGAAAGAGtttataagaagaagaagaaggggaagTTAAAATCAAACGGTGACATTTCACTTAAGTGACTGGCACGTGAGATTGTTGGCACTTGAGATTGTTTAAGTGTTGTACAATTGTCAATTACTAATTTCTTAGGAAGTTAGTTAGTGAAGAGTTAGACTTGATTTCTTTTCCTTCGTTTCTCTGTTGCGTGTGTATAAGGCAGAACCTTAGTGTAAATTAATCAATCCTTTTCATTTTAATCAATTCAAGTAATTCAGTTTCTCTCAAGCAGTTTCTTGAATCTTTtctttaacatggtatcagagcttcaATAGCTCATCAATGGCTTCCACTACCAACACTGCTTCAGATTCTGAAACCCTTCCTACCAATACTTCTAACACTGCAACTCATAGATCATCCAATCAAGCAACTTCAATAAATGATGTGAATACCAATCTTTCAAGCCCTTGTTTCATTCCAACATTAGATGTTGTTCTGGTTTCCCAACCATTGATTGGTCCTAAAAATTACCTCAGTTGGTCAAGAGTTGTGTTTCTATCTCTGAGTGGtagaaacaaatttggttttctTGATGGTTCAATTCCTACACCTGATCTTGCTCATTCTTTGTACAATGCGTGGCATAGAGCAAAGACCACAATTCTGTCATGGATGGTGAATTCTTTGAGCAAGGATCTTGCTACCAATGTCATGTACATTCACACTGCAAGGGATTTGTGGATTGATATGCGTGATAGGTTTTCACAGCCAAATGTTCCCAGATTCTTTAAGATTCAGAAGGAAATTTTGAAGCTTTCACAAGGTTCCTTATTGGCGAGTTCTTATTTCACCAAATTTAAGATTTTGTGGGATGAACTTGTGCATTATTAATCTTTCTTTGCTTGTACCTGTGTTTGTACCTGTGGTTCTCAACGAAATCAACTAACTACTCTGCAAAAGGATCAAGTTTTTCGTTTTCTTGTGGGACTCAATGACAGCTATTCCATTGTTAATAGTTAAATCTTGATCACTGAGCCATTACTTGCTTTGAATAAAGCCTATTCTTTGATCCTACAAGAAGAGAAACGTAGGCAAGTTGGCCAAGCTGATTTGGTCATTAATTCTAATCCTAAGGGGTTTCAAGGTCATCAAGGGTGGAATTAGGCTATGAATCATGGAAACCAGGTTGGAAAGAATGGTAATTCAAAGAAAGAGAGGCATGT from Castanea sativa cultivar Marrone di Chiusa Pesio chromosome 6, ASM4071231v1 includes:
- the LOC142641251 gene encoding uncharacterized protein LOC142641251 yields the protein MVGSLEVRKTCPSISFLFARLGGSLGVFPNLEGFVFAGSGLGIVLGDLFPLLRRSVDWFEGLVKKQRPMSEVRSSDLETGLLSSGDLMEGDTAASSLREIKAFHALVEACGLDADAVGRFRDRFQFPERVRVRRPSDDDRACQFFPGEVCFYEAAFTCGLRLPVHPFVMELLAYLGIAPGQLMPNSWRIVVNCMEIWLAANGDMIKVNELVYLYRLKESKEYGYYELVPWERRTRIVKGLPSSFRYWKSRFIFVSGDDFETPSNQDWGDIPRLLRRWGTPTLVKRRPKLKSRYKERVEAAIVYAQSIENWDDLVDPRTLAFYNLGPDPSSFVLRSLDIEGKKKMTTKFNKGMYEKMRSKKDEPLSNIGKKVVRVKGKVTSVTPITSSTPVVSGADTTRTASPATSIEEIPTPASKRPRTAERGKETTSSSTIWDDEKLAMDRARGVVTGEDLKVFSGMPTSELMGRHLQKLVQVLGETVHLSSEYLAQEVKVESSLSRIKVLEMENSKMKRELIASMENAQQAREEARKLSDELKVEQ
- the LOC142640010 gene encoding uncharacterized protein LOC142640010, giving the protein MASTTNTASDSETLPTNTSNTATHRSSNQATSINDVNTNLSSPCFIPTLDVVLVSQPLIGPKNYLSWSRVVFLSLSGRNKFGFLDGSIPTPDLAHSLYNAWHRAKTTILSWMVNSLSKDLATNVMYIHTARDLWIDMRDRFSQPNVPRFFKIQKEILKLSQGSLLASSYFTKFKILWDELVHY